The following proteins are co-located in the Clavibacter capsici genome:
- a CDS encoding S9 family peptidase yields the protein MTDPAVPAVSSPASDSPATPPVAEQRPIERTFHGDTFVDRYEWLRDKDDADVIAHLEAENAYTEGATAHLEPLREAIFTEIKDRTQETDLSVPVRKGDWWYYARTVEGSQYAIRCRRPVAGPDDWTPPAIEPAADGAAVPGEQVLLDSNVEAEGHDFFSLGAFEVSPDGSLLAYSTDVEGDERFLLKIRDLATGEDLADEIPGTSHGATFSAHGDHLFYVTVDDAWRPDTVWRHRVGTPASQDVKVFTEPDESCFVGFGMTRSRQYLVIEVGSKITTEVLLLDAGDPTGAFRPVWPRRHGVEYDVDHAVIDGSDRLLILHNDGATNFELIDVPADDPTSTSDRQVVIPHDDEVRLEDASAFADHLVVSYRREGLTRVGVIPFDRVLDGEQLHEIAFDEPIYTVGAAGNPEFAQPTVRLGYTSLATPATTYDYVLATRELRLLKQQPVRGGYDPDDYVQTREWATAEDGTEIPLSVVYKRGLVHPGTPAPLLLYGYGSYEASIDPSFSIARLSLLDRGMAFVIAHVRGGGEMGRRWYDEGKTLTKRNTFTDFVAAADHLIARGWTSPEKLVAEGRSAGGLLMGAVANIAPDRFAGILAGVPFVDALTSILDPSLPLTVIEWDEWGDPLHDPEVYAYMKSYTPYENVREGVEYPRILAVTSLNDTRVLYVEPAKWTARLREVGAPVLLRTEMQAGHGGKSGRYDAWRERASDYAWVLDVAGLA from the coding sequence ATGACCGACCCCGCCGTCCCGGCCGTCTCCTCCCCCGCATCCGACTCCCCCGCCACCCCTCCCGTCGCGGAGCAGCGACCGATCGAGCGCACCTTCCACGGCGACACGTTCGTGGACCGCTACGAGTGGCTGCGCGACAAGGACGACGCGGACGTCATCGCCCACCTCGAGGCCGAGAACGCGTACACGGAAGGCGCCACCGCGCACCTCGAGCCGCTGCGCGAGGCGATCTTCACGGAGATCAAGGACCGCACGCAGGAGACCGACCTCTCGGTGCCCGTCCGCAAGGGCGACTGGTGGTACTACGCCCGCACGGTCGAGGGGTCGCAGTACGCGATCCGCTGCCGCCGTCCGGTCGCCGGTCCGGACGACTGGACCCCGCCCGCGATCGAGCCCGCCGCCGACGGCGCCGCCGTCCCGGGCGAGCAGGTGCTCCTCGACTCCAACGTCGAGGCCGAGGGCCACGACTTCTTCTCGCTCGGCGCGTTCGAGGTCAGCCCCGACGGGTCGCTCCTCGCCTACTCGACCGACGTCGAGGGCGACGAGCGGTTCCTGCTCAAGATCCGCGACCTGGCCACGGGCGAGGACCTCGCCGACGAGATCCCCGGCACCAGCCACGGCGCGACCTTCTCGGCGCACGGCGACCACCTCTTCTACGTCACGGTCGACGACGCCTGGCGCCCCGACACCGTCTGGCGCCACCGCGTGGGCACGCCCGCCTCGCAGGACGTGAAGGTGTTCACCGAGCCCGACGAGAGCTGCTTCGTCGGCTTCGGCATGACCCGCAGCCGGCAGTACCTCGTGATCGAGGTCGGCTCGAAGATCACGACCGAGGTGCTGCTGCTCGACGCGGGCGACCCCACGGGCGCGTTCCGCCCGGTGTGGCCGCGCCGCCACGGCGTCGAGTACGACGTGGACCACGCGGTCATCGACGGCAGCGACCGGCTCCTGATCCTGCACAACGACGGCGCCACCAACTTCGAGCTGATCGACGTGCCCGCCGACGACCCCACCTCCACGAGCGACCGCCAGGTCGTCATCCCCCACGACGACGAGGTGCGCCTCGAGGACGCCAGCGCGTTCGCCGACCACCTCGTCGTCTCCTACCGCCGCGAGGGCCTCACCCGCGTCGGCGTGATCCCCTTCGACCGGGTCCTCGACGGCGAGCAGCTGCACGAGATCGCCTTCGACGAGCCGATCTACACGGTCGGCGCGGCGGGCAACCCCGAGTTCGCGCAGCCCACCGTGCGCCTCGGCTACACGAGCCTCGCGACCCCGGCCACCACCTACGACTACGTGCTCGCGACGCGCGAGCTCCGCCTCCTCAAGCAGCAGCCCGTGCGCGGCGGCTACGACCCCGACGACTACGTGCAGACCCGCGAGTGGGCGACCGCGGAGGACGGCACCGAGATCCCGCTGTCGGTCGTCTACAAGCGCGGCCTGGTGCACCCGGGCACGCCCGCGCCGCTCCTGCTCTACGGCTACGGCTCGTACGAGGCGAGCATCGACCCGTCGTTCTCCATCGCCCGGCTGTCGCTGCTCGACCGGGGCATGGCGTTCGTGATCGCGCACGTGCGCGGCGGCGGCGAGATGGGCCGGCGCTGGTACGACGAGGGCAAGACGCTCACCAAGCGCAACACGTTCACCGACTTCGTCGCGGCGGCCGACCACCTCATCGCGCGCGGGTGGACGAGCCCGGAGAAGCTCGTCGCCGAGGGCCGCAGCGCCGGCGGACTCCTGATGGGCGCGGTCGCGAACATCGCGCCCGACCGCTTCGCCGGGATCCTCGCGGGCGTGCCGTTCGTGGACGCCCTCACGAGCATCCTCGACCCGTCGCTGCCGCTCACGGTGATCGAGTGGGACGAGTGGGGCGACCCGCTGCACGACCCCGAGGTCTACGCGTACATGAAGTCGTACACGCCGTACGAGAACGTGCGCGAGGGCGTGGAGTACCCGCGGATCCTCGCGGTCACGAGCCTCAACGACACGCGCGTGCTCTACGTCGAGCCCGCCAAGTGGACCGCCCGCCTCCGCGAGGTCGGCGCGCCCGTGCTGCTGCGCACCGAGATGCAGGCCGGCCACGGCGGCAAGTCGGGCCGATACGACGCCTGGCGCGAGCGCGCGTCGGACTACGCGTGGGTGCTCGACGTGGCGGGGCTCGCCTGA
- a CDS encoding Abi family protein, giving the protein MKPYLSWPDQIALMAGRGLLVTDESDCARFLASNNYYRFSGYARYFQRAPHLGDDDFLPGTAFDDIRCVYDADASLRDSLVRPLAHVELLLRSHVAHVIGREHGAYGTHLEQGFYKDVGGREPTVESCLRDIDRSKDRHILRYRGEARDSSDYGGLPVWSAVEAWSFGTLSKVVERGAQGALADSVATSIGVAKAGFAYRVRAFVYLRNRCAHHNRLWNHSIVDAGPTPNNVRTKAKRLAGQFGPRSVLDVIASLDDITTRGTDGSASLPELIGQHDRDGAFWKGLATPQGPKDHLAETT; this is encoded by the coding sequence ATGAAGCCCTACTTGTCCTGGCCCGATCAGATCGCCCTGATGGCTGGCCGCGGTCTGCTCGTGACCGACGAATCCGATTGCGCCCGGTTCCTCGCGTCGAACAACTACTACAGGTTCTCGGGGTACGCGCGTTACTTCCAGAGAGCTCCTCATCTCGGCGATGACGACTTCCTGCCCGGCACGGCGTTCGACGACATCCGATGCGTCTACGACGCCGATGCGTCGTTGCGCGACTCCCTCGTCCGGCCGCTCGCCCACGTCGAGCTCCTGCTGCGGTCGCACGTCGCCCATGTCATCGGGCGTGAGCACGGCGCATATGGGACGCATCTCGAGCAGGGCTTCTACAAGGACGTCGGCGGACGGGAGCCCACCGTCGAGTCCTGCCTCCGGGACATAGACCGGAGCAAGGACCGGCACATCCTCCGCTACCGAGGGGAGGCGCGAGACAGCTCCGACTACGGAGGTCTGCCCGTGTGGTCCGCCGTCGAGGCCTGGTCGTTCGGCACGTTGTCCAAGGTGGTGGAACGGGGAGCCCAAGGCGCTCTCGCCGACTCCGTGGCCACGAGCATCGGCGTGGCCAAAGCCGGTTTCGCCTACCGGGTGAGGGCCTTCGTCTACCTCCGCAATCGGTGCGCGCACCACAATCGCCTGTGGAACCACTCCATCGTCGACGCGGGTCCGACGCCCAACAACGTACGCACGAAGGCCAAGCGCCTCGCGGGCCAGTTCGGCCCCCGCTCGGTGCTCGATGTGATCGCATCGCTCGACGACATCACGACCCGAGGGACGGACGGCTCCGCTTCGCTACCCGAGCTGATCGGTCAGCACGACCGCGACGGCGCCTTCTGGAAGGGGTTGGCGACTCCTCAGGGACCGAAGGATCATCTGGCGGAGACGACGTAG
- the thiM gene encoding hydroxyethylthiazole kinase, producing MSAARPHIDEIARTGTASADLLHLLRERVPLVQCITNQVVAGFTANVLLALGAAPAMTDVPTEAGPFARVASGVLVNLGTPHAEQREAAVEAAHAARGAGTPWVLDPVAVGALPVRTRLAHELVALSPTIVRGNASEVIALATGGAGGRGVDATDEVEAALDAATLLARTFGTVVAVSGPVDHVTDGTRTVRVHTGDALLTQVTGGGCALGAVMAAFASTDPDPLRAAVAATSVYTIAAEVAAEGSRGPGSFAVALLDALDAATPELVAQRERLS from the coding sequence ATGAGCGCTGCGCGCCCGCACATCGACGAGATCGCCCGGACGGGGACCGCCTCGGCGGACCTCCTCCACCTGCTGCGGGAGCGCGTGCCGCTCGTGCAGTGCATCACCAACCAGGTGGTCGCGGGGTTCACCGCGAACGTCCTCCTCGCGCTGGGCGCCGCGCCCGCGATGACCGACGTGCCGACCGAGGCCGGGCCGTTCGCGCGGGTCGCGTCGGGCGTGCTCGTCAACCTCGGCACGCCGCACGCCGAGCAGCGGGAGGCGGCGGTCGAGGCCGCGCACGCGGCGCGCGGCGCGGGGACGCCCTGGGTGCTGGATCCGGTCGCCGTCGGCGCCCTGCCGGTGCGGACGCGGCTCGCGCACGAGCTCGTGGCGCTGTCGCCGACGATCGTGCGCGGCAACGCGTCGGAGGTCATCGCGCTCGCGACCGGCGGCGCGGGCGGGCGCGGGGTCGACGCGACCGACGAGGTCGAGGCCGCGCTCGACGCGGCGACGCTGCTCGCGCGCACCTTCGGCACGGTCGTCGCGGTCTCGGGACCGGTCGACCACGTCACGGACGGGACGCGGACCGTGCGCGTGCACACCGGCGACGCGCTGCTCACCCAGGTCACCGGCGGGGGCTGCGCGCTCGGGGCCGTGATGGCGGCGTTCGCGTCGACGGATCCGGATCCGCTGCGGGCCGCCGTGGCCGCGACGAGCGTGTACACGATCGCCGCGGAGGTCGCCGCCGAGGGATCGCGCGGGCCCGGGTCGTTCGCCGTCGCGCTGCTCGACGCGCTCGACGCCGCCACGCCCGAGCTGGTCGCCCAGCGCGAGCGCCTCTCGTGA
- a CDS encoding bifunctional hydroxymethylpyrimidine kinase/phosphomethylpyrimidine kinase: MSGIDLSVYLVTDPALCGERGVPAVVTAAVAGGATAVQVRDKHASAAELLTTVVAAADAIDAHAAAHPGAARPLLVVDDRVDVVLAALASGMRVDGVHVGQSDVPADLVRRMLDAASPDRRLVVGLTANTPAHVEAVRALPAGTVDYLGVGVIRPTSTKPDHPAPLGHDGFGIIAGLSPVPCVAIGGVDVRDVDAVAAAGGAGTAVVSAICAAEDPEAAARELAEAWARVRVRGGGGSTTAGDAAAPPTPGGAADPARVPRVLSIAGTDPTGGAGVQADLKSIAANGGYGMAVVTALVAQNTRGVREIHVPPVAFLRAQLDAVSDDVVIDAVKVGMLGSAAVVDEVADWLRAVRPPVVVLDPVMVAQSGDALLDDDATDALRRLLPLADVVTPNLPELAALLGEPEADGWDAALAQGRTLAARYGVRVIVKGGHLRVDDCPDALVTPGTSEAEAAVDVVDGPRIATTSTHGTGCSLSSALATLRPRRGDWLASLAEAKGWLTGSLAHAEDLHVGSGAGPLDHLRALWDAAGTHAGSVSEEMWAGSADLRREIDDLAFVRRLGDGTLPEAWFSHYLAQDAIYLRAYSRVLARASQLAPTPEAQVVWARGAADAIAAESTLHAEWLSRHPAPAVAGPVTRAYVDHLLAHAATSDYAVLVAALLPCFTIYADVGTRLRAAGSAVEAAGSSHPYAAWLRTYADPAFAAATRRACELVDEAAVLAGPSRRPAMLEASLVSAAYERDFFRAPEALG, translated from the coding sequence GTGAGCGGGATCGACCTCTCCGTCTACCTCGTCACCGACCCCGCCCTGTGCGGCGAGCGCGGCGTGCCCGCGGTCGTCACGGCGGCGGTCGCGGGCGGAGCGACGGCGGTGCAGGTCCGCGACAAGCACGCGAGCGCGGCCGAGCTGCTGACGACGGTGGTCGCGGCGGCGGACGCGATCGACGCGCACGCGGCGGCGCATCCCGGGGCCGCGCGTCCGCTGCTCGTCGTCGACGACCGCGTCGACGTGGTGCTGGCGGCCCTGGCGAGCGGCATGCGCGTCGACGGCGTGCACGTCGGGCAGTCCGACGTGCCGGCCGACCTCGTGCGGCGGATGCTCGACGCCGCGAGCCCCGACCGCCGCCTCGTCGTGGGCCTCACGGCGAACACGCCGGCGCACGTGGAGGCGGTGCGCGCGCTGCCCGCGGGCACGGTCGACTACCTCGGCGTCGGCGTGATCCGCCCCACCAGCACCAAGCCCGACCACCCGGCACCGCTCGGGCACGACGGGTTCGGGATCATCGCGGGCCTCTCCCCCGTGCCGTGCGTCGCGATCGGCGGCGTCGACGTGCGCGACGTGGACGCGGTCGCGGCGGCCGGCGGCGCGGGCACGGCCGTCGTGTCGGCGATCTGCGCGGCCGAGGACCCGGAGGCGGCGGCGCGCGAGCTCGCCGAGGCGTGGGCGCGTGTGCGGGTGCGCGGCGGCGGCGGATCCACGACGGCGGGCGACGCGGCGGCGCCGCCCACTCCGGGCGGTGCGGCCGACCCCGCACGCGTGCCCCGCGTCCTCAGCATCGCGGGCACGGATCCCACGGGCGGCGCGGGCGTCCAGGCCGACCTCAAGTCCATCGCCGCGAACGGCGGCTACGGCATGGCCGTGGTCACGGCGCTCGTGGCGCAGAACACCCGGGGCGTGCGGGAGATCCACGTGCCGCCCGTCGCGTTCCTCCGCGCGCAGCTCGACGCGGTCTCCGACGACGTCGTCATCGACGCCGTGAAGGTCGGCATGCTCGGATCCGCGGCGGTGGTCGACGAGGTCGCCGACTGGCTGCGCGCGGTGCGCCCTCCGGTCGTGGTGCTGGATCCGGTGATGGTCGCCCAGTCCGGCGACGCCCTCCTCGACGACGACGCGACCGACGCGCTCCGCCGCCTCCTGCCGCTCGCCGACGTCGTCACCCCGAACCTGCCGGAGCTCGCCGCGCTCCTCGGCGAGCCCGAGGCCGACGGCTGGGACGCCGCGCTCGCGCAGGGGCGGACGCTCGCGGCCCGGTACGGCGTGCGCGTGATCGTGAAGGGCGGCCACCTCCGCGTGGACGACTGCCCGGACGCGCTCGTGACGCCCGGCACGTCCGAGGCTGAGGCCGCCGTGGACGTGGTCGACGGGCCGCGCATCGCGACGACCAGCACGCACGGCACGGGCTGCTCGCTCTCCAGCGCCCTCGCGACCCTGCGTCCGCGCCGCGGGGACTGGCTGGCCTCGCTCGCGGAGGCGAAGGGGTGGCTCACGGGATCGCTGGCGCACGCGGAGGACCTCCACGTGGGATCCGGCGCGGGCCCGCTCGACCACCTGCGCGCGCTGTGGGACGCCGCCGGCACGCACGCGGGATCCGTCTCGGAGGAGATGTGGGCGGGATCCGCCGACCTCCGCCGGGAGATCGACGACCTCGCGTTCGTGCGCCGCCTCGGCGACGGCACGCTGCCGGAGGCGTGGTTCTCGCACTACCTCGCGCAGGACGCGATCTACCTGCGCGCGTACTCGCGGGTGCTGGCGCGGGCGAGCCAGCTCGCGCCGACGCCGGAGGCGCAGGTCGTGTGGGCCCGCGGCGCCGCCGACGCGATCGCCGCCGAGTCGACGCTGCACGCCGAGTGGCTGTCGCGGCACCCGGCGCCCGCGGTCGCCGGGCCCGTGACGCGCGCCTACGTCGACCACCTGCTCGCGCACGCGGCGACGAGCGACTACGCCGTGCTGGTCGCGGCGCTGCTGCCGTGCTTCACCATCTACGCGGACGTGGGCACGCGGCTCCGGGCGGCGGGATCCGCGGTCGAGGCGGCGGGGTCCTCGCACCCGTACGCGGCCTGGCTCCGGACGTACGCGGATCCGGCGTTCGCGGCCGCGACCCGGCGCGCGTGCGAGCTCGTGGACGAGGCCGCCGTGCTCGCGGGTCCGTCCCGGCGCCCGGCGATGCTGGAGGCGTCCCTCGTCTCGGCGGCGTACGAGCGCGACTTCTTCCGCGCCCCGGAGGCGCTCGGCTGA